In Zobellia roscoffensis, the following are encoded in one genomic region:
- a CDS encoding alginate lyase family protein: MTKHTAVLQVLICILLISLNGYSQEHPNLILTKDGVQKIRAELGNAPLFDATLAKVKAEVDAEIALGIETPIPKDYSGGYTHERHKRNFLILQKAGVLYQILNDEKYALYIKDMLFQYEGMYKDLPVHPQTRSYARGKLFWQCLNDSNWLVYVSQAYDCVYNYLTKKERKQLEKNLFRPFADYISIENPQFYNRVHNHSTWGNAAVGMIGLVMNDEELIHRALYGIEDDGLPIGAKDNDGGFIKVEGQEVGFLANVNEPFSPEGYYTEGPYYQRYAMYPFLIFAEALHNVKPDVKIFEYKDSVLLKSVEVLIKLSDADGEFFPLNDAQKGMSYKSREVVTALDIAYHYGGHNPELLSIAEEQGQVLLDDSGLAVALGIRDGKAKKFQKKSINLTDGAKGNEGGVGILRYGNEDMTLVYKYAAQGLSHGHYDKLSFSLYEKGTEILQDYGLARFVNIEQKGGGNYLKENTTWAKQTIAHNTLVQNETSHFGGKYEVGSKHHSELYFFDDSNPEVQIVSAKETNAYPGTEMQRTMALIKTDGFEKPFLLDILKVVSKTENQYDLPFYFKGQVMQTNFDFTTPKTLEAWGSANGYQHLWTEGIGSPKEDNTKLSWLENGHFYTLTTTSSKDDDLRFVRIGANDPEFNLRRDAGLVIRRKNTQNTTFVSVIESHGNYSPVSEFSVNSNSAISKIELMSDTNEYTSVLIETKSNGEQLVLVVANINKQKDKEHTITINGKEYRWTGPYKFIKVK, from the coding sequence ATGACCAAACATACAGCCGTATTACAAGTACTTATCTGCATTTTGTTGATTTCCCTTAATGGATATTCACAAGAACATCCCAATTTAATTTTGACTAAAGATGGCGTACAAAAAATAAGAGCAGAATTAGGCAACGCTCCCCTTTTTGATGCGACATTGGCAAAGGTAAAAGCCGAGGTAGATGCGGAAATAGCATTGGGAATAGAAACTCCGATCCCAAAAGATTATTCTGGTGGTTATACTCATGAGCGTCACAAACGTAATTTTTTAATACTTCAAAAAGCAGGTGTTTTATATCAGATTTTGAACGACGAAAAATATGCTCTCTACATAAAAGATATGTTGTTTCAATATGAAGGTATGTACAAAGATTTACCAGTACACCCTCAAACACGCTCCTATGCTAGAGGTAAGTTATTTTGGCAGTGTCTTAATGATTCCAATTGGTTGGTTTATGTTAGTCAGGCTTATGATTGCGTTTATAATTACCTAACTAAAAAAGAACGTAAGCAACTGGAAAAAAACCTTTTTAGACCCTTTGCCGATTACATTTCAATAGAAAACCCTCAGTTTTATAATCGCGTTCACAACCATAGTACATGGGGCAATGCAGCCGTAGGCATGATCGGGCTGGTTATGAATGATGAAGAACTGATCCACCGCGCACTATACGGAATAGAAGACGATGGATTACCTATTGGCGCTAAAGACAATGACGGTGGTTTCATTAAAGTAGAAGGACAGGAAGTAGGGTTTCTTGCCAATGTAAACGAACCATTTTCTCCCGAAGGATACTACACGGAAGGCCCCTATTACCAAAGGTATGCCATGTATCCCTTCTTAATATTTGCCGAAGCGTTGCACAATGTAAAACCAGACGTAAAGATTTTTGAATATAAGGATAGTGTCTTGTTAAAATCTGTTGAAGTACTTATAAAACTTTCTGATGCCGATGGCGAATTTTTTCCGCTTAACGATGCTCAAAAAGGAATGTCCTATAAATCTAGAGAAGTAGTTACAGCACTTGATATTGCCTATCATTATGGAGGTCACAACCCAGAATTATTAAGTATCGCGGAAGAACAAGGTCAGGTTTTGTTAGATGATTCAGGTCTAGCTGTAGCGTTGGGTATACGCGATGGCAAAGCCAAAAAGTTTCAAAAAAAATCAATCAACCTAACCGATGGCGCTAAGGGCAATGAAGGTGGTGTTGGCATATTAAGATATGGCAATGAAGATATGACTCTAGTTTACAAATATGCTGCACAAGGCTTAAGCCATGGTCATTATGATAAACTTTCTTTTTCTCTTTATGAAAAAGGTACAGAAATACTACAGGACTACGGACTTGCCCGTTTTGTAAATATTGAGCAAAAAGGGGGCGGTAACTACCTTAAAGAAAATACCACTTGGGCCAAACAAACTATTGCACATAATACTTTGGTTCAAAATGAAACTTCGCATTTTGGGGGAAAATATGAAGTGGGCAGTAAGCACCACTCAGAACTTTACTTTTTTGACGACTCCAATCCTGAAGTACAAATAGTAAGTGCCAAAGAAACAAATGCTTACCCTGGTACAGAAATGCAAAGGACCATGGCCCTTATAAAAACAGATGGTTTTGAAAAACCATTTCTGCTTGATATTTTAAAAGTAGTATCAAAAACGGAGAATCAGTACGATCTACCCTTCTACTTTAAAGGCCAGGTGATGCAAACCAATTTTGACTTTACTACACCTAAAACCTTAGAAGCATGGGGTTCTGCTAATGGCTACCAACACCTTTGGACAGAAGGAATTGGCTCGCCAAAAGAGGATAACACCAAACTTAGCTGGTTAGAAAACGGACATTTTTATACACTAACCACTACAAGTTCTAAAGATGATGATCTTCGTTTTGTTCGTATTGGTGCCAATGATCCGGAATTCAATTTAAGAAGAGATGCCGGTCTTGTCATCCGTAGAAAAAACACACAAAATACCACATTTGTTTCCGTAATAGAATCTCATGGAAACTATAGCCCTGTCTCGGAATTTTCTGTTAATTCCAATAGTGCAATTTCCAAAATAGAACTTATGTCAGATACCAATGAGTACACATCAGTACTAATAGAAACAAAATCTAATGGTGAACAGCTTGTTCTTGTGGTAGCCAATATTAACAAACAAAAAGATAAGGAACACACTATAACCATTAATGGTAAAGAATACCGTTGGACCGGTCCCTACAAGTTTATCAAAGTCAAGTAA
- a CDS encoding shikimate kinase, which translates to MGRKENFIIVLVGVCGTGKSVVGEKVARKLEIPFFDADVLFSEQLATDKANTASNEWLPAITGLIAKEYAKAGCVVSCSILKKEQRLLLAKNLEPTIDWVFMRGSYDEVNQRLEKSSAQHQTETSLESDFESLEIPKRALTVDISFTETEIVDTLLKYLARKYG; encoded by the coding sequence ATGGGAAGAAAAGAGAATTTTATAATCGTTTTAGTGGGTGTTTGCGGTACAGGTAAGAGTGTTGTTGGCGAGAAAGTAGCCCGGAAATTAGAAATTCCGTTTTTTGATGCGGACGTGCTATTCAGTGAACAATTGGCCACAGACAAAGCAAATACGGCATCAAACGAATGGTTGCCTGCAATTACCGGTTTAATTGCAAAAGAGTATGCTAAAGCAGGCTGTGTAGTTTCTTGTTCTATTTTAAAGAAAGAACAACGTCTGTTGCTAGCTAAAAATCTGGAACCTACTATTGACTGGGTTTTTATGCGTGGCTCGTATGACGAGGTCAATCAACGTCTAGAAAAAAGTTCGGCACAACATCAAACGGAAACCTCCCTTGAGTCTGACTTTGAATCACTTGAAATTCCTAAAAGAGCACTTACCGTAGATATTTCCTTTACCGAAACAGAAATTGTAGACACCCTATTAAAGTATTTAGCAAGAAAATACGGTTGA
- the tcmP gene encoding three-Cys-motif partner protein TcmP, with protein sequence MSDKKSQTSLLNHSEAKVKLFGDYIQKYLNIICNDGYTKAIHIVDLFCGPGVYENGGEGSPVIALKKVKQTFYQFIDKREVKSPQIHCHFNDIDKERINTLDKHIKEKKLHYPNFGTLNLTTKDYLEIVEELPNKFKKFKDTKAFVFIDPFGYKEIKAEHILNLLDCNNNSEVLLWLPIQFMYRFSKSGTPEVLENFNTQLVIDKEQLNNEWEYIRSLKDGFQKFIGNDYFVDNFTLKKEENTVFCLFFFSSHIRGYEKMLETKWEIDNEQGRGWKYDSGQSTLFSVLETNRLEELLLDYLKQSRTNGEIYEFTLREGFLPKHSTQILKKLQSDNRLEITKEDNSKIRKGAFYVNYKEYKEHFNNLTIKLK encoded by the coding sequence ATGAGCGATAAGAAATCACAGACAAGTTTATTAAACCATTCAGAAGCGAAGGTCAAGCTATTTGGAGACTACATTCAGAAATATTTGAATATCATTTGCAATGATGGATACACCAAAGCAATCCATATAGTTGACTTATTCTGTGGACCTGGAGTTTATGAAAATGGCGGAGAAGGAAGTCCAGTAATTGCATTGAAAAAAGTAAAACAAACATTTTATCAATTTATAGACAAAAGAGAAGTTAAATCACCTCAAATTCATTGTCATTTTAACGATATTGACAAAGAGAGAATCAATACGCTTGATAAACATATAAAGGAGAAGAAATTACATTATCCCAACTTTGGAACTTTAAATTTAACCACTAAAGATTACCTTGAAATCGTAGAAGAACTTCCGAATAAATTTAAAAAATTTAAGGACACCAAAGCCTTTGTATTTATTGACCCATTTGGCTATAAAGAGATAAAAGCTGAACATATCCTGAATTTACTGGACTGTAATAATAATTCAGAAGTTCTGTTGTGGCTACCTATTCAATTTATGTATCGATTTTCAAAATCTGGAACACCAGAAGTATTAGAGAATTTTAACACACAACTTGTAATTGACAAGGAACAATTAAATAATGAATGGGAATATATTCGTTCCCTAAAAGATGGTTTTCAAAAGTTTATAGGTAATGACTATTTCGTTGACAACTTCACCTTAAAAAAAGAAGAAAATACTGTTTTCTGTCTGTTTTTCTTTAGTTCACATATTCGAGGTTACGAAAAAATGTTAGAGACTAAATGGGAAATTGATAATGAACAAGGTCGTGGCTGGAAATATGACAGTGGTCAATCAACACTTTTTTCAGTTTTAGAAACAAATAGACTTGAAGAATTATTGCTAGATTACTTAAAACAGTCAAGAACTAATGGAGAAATTTATGAATTTACTTTGAGAGAAGGATTTCTACCAAAACATTCCACTCAAATATTAAAAAAACTTCAATCTGATAATAGACTAGAGATAACTAAAGAAGACAATTCAAAAATTAGAAAAGGTGCTTTTTACGTAAATTACAAAGAATATAAAGAGCACTTTAATAACCTAACTATAAAACTTAAATAA
- a CDS encoding peptidase domain-containing ABC transporter, with amino-acid sequence MAKNVLTAWQRLMGLLKLDRRDVLQTFYYAIFAGLVNLSLPLGIQSIINLIQGAEISSSWILLVILVTGGVAFAGILQIMQIRIVENMQQKIFTRASFEFTYRFPKIKMSELRNYYPPELANRFFDTITLQKGLSKLLLDVPAALLQIVFGLLLLSFYHPFFIIYGILLLLLAYLVFRFTVQKGLDTSLDESKSKYKVAHWIQEVARSLVSFKLSGATSLAVDKNDILVTDYLKARESHFRVLLMQFVQLIGFKVLVTAGLLIIGGLLVLNQEMNIGQFVAAEIIILLVITSVEKLIRGFETFYDVLTSLEKIGQVVDRELESQGGETPLKDDDELAVELDKVSFSTAGKKNILHDISFKIKPGSRQLIVGENGSGKSTLLRLIAGIIGPTEGTIYANDFSLKGISPSHYRSFIGQCISEESPFEGTILENITFGDKRIPHVDLHWVLENIGLLQFIKEQPNGLNSMIYPEGQHIPYTIARKIVLARSIVHMPKLLLLDDPLDQFDEAEGERIMKFLTNKSNPWALVVVSHDLRWVKVCQKIITLNQGQLVSIT; translated from the coding sequence ATGGCTAAAAACGTACTTACTGCTTGGCAACGTTTAATGGGGCTGCTAAAACTAGATAGAAGAGATGTTTTACAGACTTTTTATTACGCCATTTTTGCAGGTTTGGTAAACCTATCGCTTCCGCTGGGTATACAATCTATCATTAACTTAATACAGGGGGCGGAGATTTCTTCTTCATGGATTCTTTTGGTTATTTTGGTGACGGGCGGAGTTGCTTTTGCGGGAATTCTACAGATCATGCAGATCCGTATTGTAGAGAATATGCAACAGAAAATCTTTACGCGGGCCTCTTTTGAGTTTACGTACCGTTTTCCAAAAATAAAGATGAGCGAGCTGCGCAATTATTATCCGCCGGAACTGGCCAATCGTTTTTTTGATACCATTACCTTACAAAAGGGACTTTCCAAACTCTTGCTAGATGTGCCTGCGGCACTTTTACAGATTGTTTTTGGGCTGTTGCTGCTGTCTTTTTACCATCCGTTTTTTATCATTTACGGCATCCTTTTGTTGTTATTGGCGTATTTGGTTTTCCGTTTTACGGTACAAAAGGGACTGGATACCAGTTTGGACGAATCTAAAAGCAAGTACAAAGTGGCACATTGGATCCAAGAAGTGGCACGTTCGCTGGTAAGTTTTAAACTCTCCGGCGCCACCAGCCTTGCCGTAGATAAAAATGATATTCTAGTAACGGATTACCTAAAGGCACGCGAAAGCCATTTTAGGGTGTTGCTAATGCAATTTGTGCAATTAATTGGTTTTAAAGTATTGGTTACCGCCGGACTTTTAATTATTGGAGGGCTGTTGGTACTCAACCAAGAAATGAACATTGGGCAGTTTGTTGCCGCAGAGATTATTATTCTTTTGGTGATTACTTCCGTGGAAAAATTGATCCGTGGTTTTGAAACCTTTTATGATGTGTTGACCTCGCTTGAAAAAATAGGTCAGGTAGTAGATCGCGAATTGGAAAGCCAAGGAGGTGAAACACCGTTGAAAGATGATGACGAATTAGCGGTAGAACTAGATAAAGTTTCTTTTAGTACAGCGGGCAAGAAAAACATTTTACACGATATTTCTTTTAAGATAAAACCTGGAAGCCGGCAGCTGATCGTTGGGGAGAACGGTTCCGGTAAATCTACTTTACTTCGTCTAATTGCAGGCATAATAGGGCCTACAGAGGGTACTATTTATGCCAATGATTTTTCGCTAAAGGGCATTAGTCCTAGCCATTACAGGTCGTTCATAGGGCAGTGTATTTCAGAAGAGAGTCCGTTTGAAGGTACTATTTTGGAGAATATCACTTTTGGCGATAAAAGAATTCCGCACGTAGACCTGCATTGGGTACTGGAAAATATTGGTTTGCTACAGTTCATAAAAGAGCAGCCTAATGGGCTCAACTCTATGATTTATCCAGAAGGGCAACATATACCGTATACCATAGCACGCAAAATAGTTTTGGCGCGCAGTATTGTACACATGCCAAAATTACTCTTGTTGGACGATCCCTTGGACCAGTTTGATGAGGCAGAAGGAGAGCGTATCATGAAGTTTTTGACCAATAAGTCAAACCCGTGGGCACTGGTAGTGGTAAGCCACGACCTAAGGTGGGTAAAAGTATGCCAGAAAATAATTACGTTAAACCAGGGGCAACTTGTTTCCATAACCTAA
- a CDS encoding heavy metal-binding domain-containing protein — protein MNDIQIRIINEYNDTKAGGYCTKCGNGLYDQHVKTMTAERNKLTKYLKDNIAAVPVISTHSPLNWDYKILGMVTGQSTTGTGVVSEFTSSFTDFFGAQSGRYNQKLKAGENMCFSQLRLQALDLGGNAVIATDIDYSEIGGSKGMLMVCMAGTAIQLNNVNILEKETSEIIEKLSSVNERYRRLMKYG, from the coding sequence TTGAATGATATACAAATAAGAATTATAAACGAATATAATGACACAAAAGCTGGTGGATATTGTACAAAGTGTGGGAATGGACTTTACGACCAGCATGTGAAAACAATGACAGCAGAAAGAAATAAATTGACCAAGTATCTTAAAGACAATATTGCGGCAGTTCCTGTTATTTCAACTCATTCACCACTTAATTGGGATTATAAAATTTTAGGAATGGTTACAGGTCAATCTACAACTGGCACCGGTGTTGTTTCTGAATTTACCTCATCCTTCACTGATTTTTTTGGTGCTCAATCTGGTAGGTACAATCAAAAGTTGAAAGCTGGTGAAAATATGTGTTTTAGCCAATTAAGACTACAAGCATTAGACTTAGGTGGTAATGCTGTAATCGCAACCGATATAGATTATTCAGAAATTGGAGGAAGCAAAGGAATGCTAATGGTATGCATGGCAGGCACTGCTATTCAACTTAATAATGTGAACATTCTCGAGAAGGAAACTTCCGAAATAATCGAAAAACTTTCTTCTGTAAATGAAAGGTACCGTAGATTGATGAAGTACGGATGA
- a CDS encoding TetR/AcrR family transcriptional regulator: MDRLMQSIKIGINEKLYLKDPESTTLGKRIVEEGILLINEIGFENFTFKKLGLKIKSNESSIYRYFENKHKLLLYLTSWYWGWVEYRLVFATHNIQDPQEKLKKALTLVTSPVKEDSNFTHINEVLLSKIVINEYSKSYLTKEVDTENKEGYFVIYKRLVGRLSAMVTAVDETYSYPSSLASTVLEGSLHQHFLKDHFASLTDCHQKDATTNYFTELVFNSLNKKPHG; encoded by the coding sequence ATGGATCGTCTAATGCAATCAATTAAAATAGGAATAAACGAGAAGTTATATCTAAAGGACCCGGAGTCTACCACTCTGGGCAAACGCATTGTAGAAGAGGGCATCTTGTTGATCAATGAAATTGGTTTTGAGAACTTCACCTTTAAAAAACTAGGGCTTAAAATAAAAAGCAATGAAAGTTCTATCTATCGTTATTTTGAGAACAAGCACAAATTACTATTGTATTTAACGTCTTGGTACTGGGGTTGGGTAGAGTACAGGTTGGTGTTCGCCACCCATAACATACAAGACCCGCAGGAAAAGCTCAAAAAAGCGCTGACGCTCGTAACCAGCCCTGTAAAAGAAGATTCTAATTTCACCCACATAAACGAGGTGCTTTTAAGCAAGATCGTTATAAACGAGTATTCTAAATCGTACCTCACTAAAGAGGTAGATACGGAGAACAAGGAGGGCTATTTTGTAATCTATAAAAGGCTGGTAGGCCGTTTGAGCGCTATGGTCACCGCTGTAGATGAAACCTATAGTTACCCCAGCAGTTTGGCCAGTACGGTGTTGGAAGGCTCTTTGCACCAACATTTTCTAAAGGACCATTTTGCCTCCTTAACGGACTGCCACCAAAAAGACGCCACAACCAACTACTTTACAGAACTGGTATTTAATTCTTTAAACAAAAAACCACATGGCTAA
- a CDS encoding DUF5131 family protein, translating into MAQSSIEWTEMTWNPTTGCTKVSQGCKFCYAEIMSKRLQAMGVEKYKDNFEVRTHEDALKTPYTWKKSKVVFVNSMSDLFHEKIPLEFIQKVFKVMNENPQHVFQVLTKRAERLKELHQKLKWTHNIWMGVSVEEQEVENRIDFLRETNARVKFLSLEPLIGPLPNMNLDNIDWVIVGGESGHNPRPMDADWVLNIQEQCEKADVAFFFKQWGGKNKKKNGRILNGRTYDEMPEIELQHSV; encoded by the coding sequence ATGGCACAATCAAGTATCGAATGGACAGAAATGACTTGGAATCCAACAACTGGTTGCACCAAAGTATCTCAGGGCTGTAAATTTTGCTATGCAGAAATAATGTCTAAAAGACTGCAAGCAATGGGTGTTGAAAAGTACAAAGATAATTTTGAGGTTAGGACTCACGAAGACGCATTGAAGACGCCATATACTTGGAAGAAATCAAAAGTTGTTTTCGTAAATTCAATGAGTGATTTATTTCATGAAAAGATTCCCCTAGAATTTATACAAAAGGTTTTTAAGGTAATGAATGAAAACCCGCAACACGTTTTTCAAGTATTAACTAAAAGAGCTGAAAGACTAAAAGAACTTCATCAAAAATTAAAATGGACTCATAATATTTGGATGGGTGTTTCAGTTGAGGAACAAGAAGTAGAAAATCGAATTGACTTTTTGAGAGAAACAAACGCAAGGGTTAAATTTCTATCATTAGAGCCTCTAATCGGACCACTTCCAAATATGAATCTTGACAATATTGATTGGGTTATTGTTGGTGGAGAAAGTGGACACAACCCTAGACCAATGGATGCAGATTGGGTGCTTAATATACAAGAGCAATGTGAAAAGGCGGACGTTGCCTTCTTTTTCAAACAATGGGGTGGAAAAAACAAAAAGAAAAATGGCAGAATATTGAACGGAAGAACATATGACGAAATGCCTGAAATTGAATTACAGCATAGTGTTTAA
- a CDS encoding HlyD family secretion protein, giving the protein MLNISNNPLNKTVHLTGYKSTEKVFHQRHYKHFNRFLLGSALFGFILLFLPWTQSVRGKGNLTTLSPQHRPQTIQSPIPGRIEKWYVQEGDYVKKGDTILHISEVKNEYFDPQLMERTGQQIQAKNRSVESYQGKVGALNNQISALGNERNLKLEQAKNKFLQSKLKVKSDSIDLEAAKTNLSIAERQYNRIEQLQTEGLKSMTDVEGKRLKLQETQAKLISQENKLLAAKNDVLNAEMEINRVRVAYTDKISKAQSDMYTAQSNQFDSEAQVSKLENQFANYEIRTGMYYIKAPQSGYINKAIQGGIGENFKEGDRLVGIMPSEYDMAVETYVAPMDLPLVHVGEKVRIQFDGWPAIVFSGWPNASYGTFAGKIVAVETFIDVNGKYRVLIAPDNDPEAEPWPKDIRVGSGANTLALLEDVPIWYELWRQINGFPPNYYQPKTTASKTDKK; this is encoded by the coding sequence ATGCTGAATATATCTAACAATCCCTTAAATAAAACAGTGCATCTTACAGGTTATAAATCTACCGAAAAGGTGTTTCACCAAAGGCACTACAAGCACTTTAACCGGTTTTTGTTGGGCTCTGCGCTTTTTGGTTTTATCCTGCTTTTTTTACCGTGGACGCAGAGTGTACGTGGAAAAGGTAACTTAACTACCTTGAGTCCGCAGCACAGACCGCAGACCATACAATCGCCCATTCCCGGACGTATTGAAAAGTGGTATGTGCAAGAGGGCGATTATGTAAAAAAAGGCGATACCATTCTACATATTTCCGAAGTAAAGAACGAGTATTTTGACCCGCAGTTAATGGAAAGAACGGGTCAGCAAATACAGGCTAAAAACAGGTCTGTTGAATCCTATCAAGGCAAAGTAGGCGCGTTGAACAACCAAATTTCCGCATTGGGCAACGAGCGTAACCTAAAATTGGAGCAAGCAAAGAATAAATTTTTACAATCTAAACTAAAGGTAAAGAGCGATAGTATAGACCTTGAGGCGGCAAAAACAAATCTGAGCATTGCCGAAAGGCAGTACAACCGTATTGAGCAATTACAGACCGAAGGCTTAAAATCCATGACCGATGTGGAGGGAAAAAGACTAAAACTTCAGGAAACCCAAGCGAAGCTCATTTCCCAGGAAAATAAATTGCTGGCCGCTAAAAATGATGTGCTCAATGCCGAGATGGAAATTAACCGCGTGCGCGTGGCATACACCGATAAAATCTCTAAGGCGCAAAGCGATATGTACACGGCGCAGTCCAATCAGTTTGATTCCGAAGCACAGGTAAGCAAATTAGAGAATCAGTTTGCCAATTATGAGATCCGTACCGGAATGTACTATATAAAAGCACCCCAAAGCGGATACATCAATAAGGCCATACAAGGGGGTATTGGAGAGAATTTTAAAGAAGGAGACCGTTTAGTGGGCATTATGCCTTCTGAGTATGATATGGCGGTGGAAACCTATGTAGCCCCAATGGATTTGCCTTTGGTACACGTAGGCGAGAAAGTCCGCATACAGTTTGATGGTTGGCCCGCTATCGTTTTCAGTGGTTGGCCCAATGCTTCGTACGGAACGTTTGCTGGCAAAATTGTAGCCGTAGAAACCTTTATTGATGTCAACGGAAAATACCGTGTGTTGATCGCCCCGGACAATGACCCGGAAGCGGAGCCATGGCCAAAGGATATTCGCGTAGGTTCCGGTGCCAATACCCTTGCACTTTTGGAAGATGTGCCCATTTGGTATGAGCTGTGGCGCCAGATAAACGGATTCCCACCTAACTATTATCAGCCAAAAACAACGGCCTCAAAAACGGATAAGAAATGA
- a CDS encoding ribonuclease activity regulator RraA, with protein sequence MTTQEKNTTEKLRKVSTATIATCLFKKGLKNQFIQDVKPLKTGKPTMVGKAYTLRYIPAREDLNPITVFQDPKHLQRVAVEECPKGYVMVIDSRKDARAASAGSILATRLMVRGVEGIVTDGGFRDSAEIADLNFASYHNRPTAPTNLTLHQAIAINEPIGCGDVAVFPGDFIVGDDDGIMVIPIHLADEVADECLKMTRFEEYVMGEVQKGTSIVGLYPLTDEAYAARFKQWEFLKRKE encoded by the coding sequence ATGACAACACAAGAAAAAAATACAACGGAAAAATTAAGAAAGGTCAGTACGGCAACCATAGCCACCTGTTTGTTTAAAAAAGGCCTAAAGAACCAATTCATACAGGATGTTAAGCCGCTAAAGACCGGCAAGCCAACTATGGTAGGTAAAGCCTATACGTTGCGTTATATTCCTGCTAGGGAAGATTTAAACCCAATTACAGTTTTTCAAGATCCAAAGCATTTGCAGCGTGTTGCGGTAGAGGAATGTCCAAAAGGGTATGTTATGGTTATTGACAGCAGAAAAGATGCCCGTGCAGCGTCTGCGGGCTCTATATTGGCTACGCGTTTAATGGTCCGTGGGGTAGAGGGTATTGTAACCGATGGTGGTTTCCGTGATTCGGCTGAAATTGCAGACCTCAATTTTGCATCCTACCACAACAGGCCTACCGCACCTACCAATCTAACTTTGCACCAAGCTATAGCCATTAATGAACCCATTGGCTGTGGAGATGTGGCTGTTTTTCCGGGGGATTTTATTGTGGGAGATGATGATGGAATTATGGTCATACCCATTCATCTTGCCGATGAAGTGGCGGACGAATGCCTTAAAATGACGCGCTTTGAAGAATATGTTATGGGCGAAGTACAAAAGGGAACCTCCATAGTGGGCCTTTATCCATTAACGGATGAAGCATACGCTGCCCGTTTCAAACAATGGGAGTTTCTAAAACGTAAAGAATAG
- a CDS encoding sugar phosphate isomerase/epimerase family protein produces the protein MARNTACVSRRNFIKKSSSVALAVPLMPLVNPFNAEGGSTNEGLQVHLFSKHLQFLDYDEMAKAAAKIGFDGLDLTVRPKGHVLPENVKRDLPKAVEAMKKYGLQTKMMTTNVLDAKIGAERQVLETASNLGLTHYRTGWLTYPEGQTIQESQEIYKALFKNLETANKELNLIGCYQNHAGNHVGAPIWDLPPILPSKESKNLGAQYDIRHAVVEGGMSWELDLRLIAPYIRSIVIKDFKWGMKEGKWQPINTPLGEGMVDFDRYFSLLKKYKINVPVSLHLEYDLGGAEHGATEITIDKEEVYAKMKKDLNFLKEAWNKAE, from the coding sequence ATGGCCCGTAATACAGCTTGTGTTAGCAGAAGAAACTTTATTAAGAAATCTAGTTCAGTGGCTTTAGCTGTTCCTTTGATGCCCCTAGTAAATCCGTTTAACGCTGAGGGCGGTTCAACTAATGAGGGGCTTCAGGTGCATCTTTTTTCAAAACACCTACAGTTTTTGGACTATGATGAAATGGCAAAGGCTGCTGCCAAAATTGGTTTTGATGGCCTGGATTTAACCGTAAGGCCAAAAGGGCATGTATTACCAGAAAATGTAAAACGCGATTTACCCAAAGCGGTAGAAGCCATGAAAAAATATGGTTTACAAACTAAAATGATGACCACCAATGTGCTGGATGCAAAAATAGGTGCAGAGCGGCAGGTGTTGGAAACAGCTAGTAATTTAGGGTTGACACATTACAGAACCGGATGGCTTACATATCCGGAGGGCCAAACTATTCAGGAGAGTCAGGAAATCTATAAAGCACTTTTTAAGAACTTAGAAACTGCCAATAAAGAACTAAATTTAATAGGGTGTTATCAAAATCATGCGGGCAACCATGTAGGGGCACCTATTTGGGATTTACCTCCGATCCTGCCATCAAAAGAAAGTAAAAATCTAGGGGCTCAGTATGATATTCGTCATGCCGTGGTAGAAGGGGGTATGAGTTGGGAGTTAGATTTACGTCTCATTGCTCCCTATATAAGGTCTATTGTCATTAAAGATTTTAAATGGGGAATGAAAGAAGGCAAGTGGCAACCTATTAACACACCGTTAGGGGAGGGCATGGTAGATTTTGACCGGTACTTTTCATTACTCAAAAAATATAAAATAAATGTACCTGTCTCCCTCCATTTGGAATATGATCTTGGTGGTGCCGAGCATGGCGCTACTGAAATTACCATAGATAAAGAGGAAGTCTATGCTAAAATGAAAAAAGATTTAAACTTCTTAAAAGAGGCTTGGAACAAAGCGGAATAA